In Deferribacter autotrophicus, the sequence TGTGCGCATAGGGAATAGAGCTGTAAAAAAAGCTCAAAAAGAAAGCTTGGAAATGGGGATTCCAAATGTGTACAGCCTCAATGGTGTAATATTTTATCAGTTACCCGATGGAACTATAACAACAGATCAGCCTGAGGAATACAAGAAAATAACGTTAAAACGTTGAATCCGTGAAATACAACTGTCGATTGTTTTTTGATAAGATAGACGTGATGAGCGCCGTTGTTTATGTTTTGGTGTTCGTAGGTCATTATTTCACGGGTTGAACCTTGAACATTGGAACGTTGAAACGTTAGAACGTTAGAACGTTAAAACGTTGAACATTCACCCATCTACTCATTTTCCCATCTACCCATTTACTCGTCACGCGTTCCGATTTACGATTTACCCTGTGGAATAAGTTTCGTCGACATGCTCGATGTGTTCGAAGATTTATAACTGTTATTATGCTATACAATGGTCGACATCATTATTCCATAGGGTGAACGATTTTCGAATTGGCATGTTCCACTTGACATTTCTAAAATTTATTTATATCAATTTAATCCGTTGGTTATGTGGTTCTGATTCGGTTGTATGTTAAAGTCAAGTAAAAATCCCCACCTTAGGGCCCTTAAAATTCCCCAGTTACCTTTTAGTATTTTTCATAGATTGTAAACTTTTGATTCTATAGCTTTCACCATTGATTCTAAAAATATGAGCATGATGTACGAGTCTATCTATGATAGCAGAAGCTAAAACAACATCACCAAATATATTACCCCACTCTTCGAAAGGCCTATTAGTAGTGATAATTATAGAATTATTTTCATATCTATGTCTGATTATTTCAAAAAATTCATCAACATGGTTTAAAGGTATTTTCTTAAAACCAACCTCATCAATTATCAGTAAATCCACACTTAAAAACTGTTTTAATACACTAAAATAACTACCATCTCCTTTCGATGATACTAATTTTGATACCATGTCATTGGCGTGAATAAATAAAACCTTGTATCCTTTCTTTAAAGCCTCTAATCCTATGGCATTTGCAAGATGTGTTTTGCCAACTCCTGGATTACCCATGAATATTATATTCTTCTTTTCTTCTATAAATCTGCAACTACTTATATCAAGTATTTCTTGCTTATTCAGTTCAGGCTGATAAGTAAAATCATACATAGATAATGTTTTGGATGAATCCAACTTAGATTTTGAAAATCTTCTCTTAAAAGAATTATTCTGTCTGTTCACTGACTCATCATCAAGTAACAATTCAAGAAAATCCAGGTAACTCAAACTGTTTTCTATTGCATATTGATTTCGGCTTTCTAATGTCTTTGCCATTCCGGATAACTTAAAATTTGTTAGTTTTTTTAAAATATCTTGCATTTATACCCTCCCCCTCATCAATTAACTAATAAATCATATTTACTTAAATCATTCGAAAAACCACCACAGTTAACCGATTCTTTAGATGACGCATCTTTTTGAGTATATAAACCAGTTTCACATATCCTCTTTACTGACAAATAACTAATGGAATTAAACTCATTTGCTCTCTTACATGCCAATTCCACTGTATCTTTATCATAACTCTTCATCAAATTAAAAATTCCTTGCATCATACGGTGATAATGATGGGGCTTTTCTTCCTTTAACCTGTTATAAAATTCAAAGGTGTTTGTACCTATCTCAAGCGATTTTGCTTCATAATCTACAGATTTTAATTTCGGATTATGAGATTCTTTTGTTATGAATTCTCCTACTGATTTAGATATATTGTGAATTGCTATCTCTTCATATTTATCATTGTAAATTTTTAATATATTACCATTGCTGCGAATACTTACTTTGTTGCCTATGTAATTGTAGGGTACTGAGTAGTAATTATATCTGTAAGTAATGTGACCATAGCGGTTTACTATTCTTTCCGATATGTCATAAACCTCGTATCTCTGAGATGGTAAAGGCTGCAATTTACTTTTCTCCTTATCTACAAATTGTTCAAAAGGAATTTTTCTTGTCGTGCCATGTATTTTCTTGTTACATACATTGTCTTGCCACTTTCGTAGAAGACCTTTGACTTTATAATAATCTTTTTCTTGAATTGATTTGAAAAAATTATTCTTCACATATTTAATTCCGCTTTCCACTTTCCCTTTCTCCTGGGGATATCTCACCTTACAAGCAAATGGACTGCTACCGTAATATTCAAGCATTGCAGCATACTCTTTCTGTATTACAGGTTCATAAAAATTTGCTTTCAATACTCCAGATTTTAAATTGTCTATCTTGATTACTCTAGGAATTCCTCCAAAATATTCAAATGCATTAATGTGGCATCTTAAAAATGTTTCTACGTCCTGACTCCTAACTATTTCATAATATTTATATCTGCTATGAGATAGCACCATGCAAAATATCCAGCTCTTTACTTTTTTACCTTTTTCGCTATCATAAAGATAACCTATGTAACCGAAGTCCACTTGGGCTTCTTCGCCTGGTGGGGAAATTAATGGGACATAAATTCCATCCGGGCCTTTTAATTTCCTAACATACTTTTTCACACAACTGTAGCTTACGGATAAACCATGATCACTTATTAGTTTCTGATGGATTAATACTGCTGTTAAACCTTCTGAGAGGTATTCGATTATTTCTTCTTTGTAAGCCTC encodes:
- the istB gene encoding IS21-like element helper ATPase IstB, whose amino-acid sequence is MQDILKKLTNFKLSGMAKTLESRNQYAIENSLSYLDFLELLLDDESVNRQNNSFKRRFSKSKLDSSKTLSMYDFTYQPELNKQEILDISSCRFIEEKKNIIFMGNPGVGKTHLANAIGLEALKKGYKVLFIHANDMVSKLVSSKGDGSYFSVLKQFLSVDLLIIDEVGFKKIPLNHVDEFFEIIRHRYENNSIIITTNRPFEEWGNIFGDVVLASAIIDRLVHHAHIFRINGESYRIKSLQSMKNTKR
- the istA gene encoding IS21 family transposase, whose translation is MLGVEMYYTVKTLLSQGKNISQIARELGIDRKTVRKIRDKVKDGKVETPKFSRVSVLEAYKEEIIEYLSEGLTAVLIHQKLISDHGLSVSYSCVKKYVRKLKGPDGIYVPLISPPGEEAQVDFGYIGYLYDSEKGKKVKSWIFCMVLSHSRYKYYEIVRSQDVETFLRCHINAFEYFGGIPRVIKIDNLKSGVLKANFYEPVIQKEYAAMLEYYGSSPFACKVRYPQEKGKVESGIKYVKNNFFKSIQEKDYYKVKGLLRKWQDNVCNKKIHGTTRKIPFEQFVDKEKSKLQPLPSQRYEVYDISERIVNRYGHITYRYNYYSVPYNYIGNKVSIRSNGNILKIYNDKYEEIAIHNISKSVGEFITKESHNPKLKSVDYEAKSLEIGTNTFEFYNRLKEEKPHHYHRMMQGIFNLMKSYDKDTVELACKRANEFNSISYLSVKRICETGLYTQKDASSKESVNCGGFSNDLSKYDLLVN